In Chanodichthys erythropterus isolate Z2021 chromosome 9, ASM2448905v1, whole genome shotgun sequence, a genomic segment contains:
- the ercc6l2 gene encoding DNA excision repair protein ERCC-6-like 2 isoform X2 — translation MEMEEEGLSTRGRNVRTSSPQFEDERPLFHSNQTPPGPSEPFLLSGSDVKVPYTINRYLRDYQREGIKFIYHSYAKSRGCILGDDMGLGKTVQVIGFLAAVLQKTGTWKDVENNRPQFLLSQKPSEQVQKVFLIVAPLSVLYNWKDELDTWGHFRVVVVHGVKKDEELVRVQRGRCEIALTTYETLRICLDEFNSIDWAAVIVDEAHKIKNHRSQITQAMKEIRCKVRLGLTGTILQNNLEELWCVMDWAIPGCLGTLAGFKNRFSDPIEQGQKHTVTKRALAEGRKAVQELAKKLSHWFLRRTKALISDQLPKKDDRVVYCSLTDFQRTVYRAVLDTDDVTLLLQSSVKCHCGSGRPRKKCCYKLNADGVPVRHLYFSYLAILRKVANHVALLQSKEGTSKKQEKYVTAICEQVFKKFPDFTERCKQAAFEAMSDPMYSGKMKVLQKLLNHFIAKKDKVLLFSLSTKLLDVLESYCMAEGLEYHRLDGNTKSKDRVRIVREFNSSRDVNLCLVSTLAGGLGLNFIGANVVVLFDPTWNPANDLQAIDRAYRIGQCRDVTVFRLISLGTVEEIIYLRQIYKQQLQSSVIGRENARRYFEAVQGTDGKAGELFGTRNLFRLQTDGTCLTHRILEREGRVEVGIMTARTQALDERMQEPDPRSADAATEQTGGSAGAGFKPAGVLDFSSASEDEDACCSRPSETHTGEQMGAGTTCIGNIDLYGVLQRQMAQRGQQEMDSDEDSSSHSQDEDNYAKPTMNKGQASKTQDLSSESKEGMEVVTDGKQQRISEESADLELLPPRSHNDNNYSTTGGKNHLHKRVKFADKISEDDIGSFSSSDDEVPQEGVRCKKGISPQESRSAHRRSSGMEDTTERSLGRNALGSDKTQSRDEGNTGTLDSLLGGLQHVTYTHSNQKVVGSSRAEDRLSRAAVRDVFERNKHSQIPANQLLDSSETSTQSSDPVLADHDDGGQTPLAYGRPHMEHPVTHTIKTSYRQNNVTVIVGETPSSMCRQQLEEMAQFFGFDSVQDFAEDILKNNSAQRLSRLRSFYSQKSPKLKNITEKTFPKPNVEPKPLTSPPPSTSRQRTTSKRAHPNYPLKPQVEVPAPEVEDQRKPLKKKRVGQPESSEVHVQCSTDLTNNKMKMSSTDKYSSSSSGHLPQR, via the exons ATGGAGATGGAGGAGGAAGGCTTATCTACTCGGGGCCGGAATGTCAGAACATCTAGTCCTCAGTTTGAGGATGAGCGGCCTCTCTTCCACAGTAACCAGACGCCTCCAGGTCCTTCTGAGCCATTTCTGCTGTCAGGAAGTGATGTAAAAGTTCCATACACCATCAATCGATATTTACGAGACTATCAGCGAGAGGGCATTAAATTCATCTATCATAGCTATGCCAAATCCAGAGGATGCATCTTGGGTGATGACATGGGTCTTGGAAAGACTGTTCAG GTCATCGGGTTCCTGGCTGCAGTTCTGCAGAAAACTGGTACATGGAAAGACGTTGAGAACAACAGGCCACAGTTTTTGCTGTCACAGAAGCCTTCAGAACAAGTTCAGAAG GTTTTCCTCATTGTGGCTCCGCTCTCTGTCCTCTACAATTGGAAAGATGAGTTAGACACTTGGGGTCATTTTAGAGTTGTGGTGGTGCACGGTGTGAAGAAGGATGAAGAACTGGTGCGTGTGCAGAGAGGAAGATGTGAGATTGCTCTTACCACTTATGAGACCCTCAGAATCTGTTTGGACGAGTTTAACAG TATTGATTGGGCTGCTGTTATCGTTGATGAAGCTCACAAAATAAAGAACCACAGGTCCCAGATCACTCAGGCCATGAAGGAGATTAGATGTAAAGTGAGGCTTGGACTGACAGGAACAATCCTTCAGAACAACCTTGAGGAGCTGTGGTGTGTTATGGACTG GGCCATTCCTGGATGCCTGGGTACTCTGGCAGGTTTTAAAAACAGGTTTTCAGACCCCATTGAGCAGGGGCAGAAGCACACTGTGACAAAAAGAGCTCTAGCAGAAGGCCGTAAAGCAGTCCAGGAACTTGCCAAAAAACTCTCTCACTGGTTCCTCAGGAGAACAAAGGCCCTTATCAGTGACCAGCTACCTAAGAAAGATGATCGA GTTGTCTATTGCTCACTCACAGACTTCCAGCGGACAGTGTACCGAGCAGTGCTGGACACAGATGATGTGACCCTGCTGTTGCAGAGCTCGGTGAAGTGTCACTGTGGTAGTGGCCGTCCACGGAAGAAGTGTTGCTACAAACTGAACGCAGATGGTGTGCCGGTCAGACACTTATACTTCAGTTATCTGGCTATACTGAGAAAGGTTGCCAATCATGTTGCACTACTGCAGTCCAAAGAAGGAACCAGCAAAAAACAG GAAAAATATGTGACAGCCATTTGCGAGCAAGTTTTTAAGAAATTTCCAGATTTCACAGAGAGGTGCAAACAAGCAGCCTTTGAAGCAATGTCTGACCCCATGTACAGCGGAAAAATGAAG GTTCTGCAAAAGCTACTAAATCACTTTATCGCGAAGAAAGACAAAGTTCTACTCTTCTCTCTTTCCACCAAG CTGTTAGATGTTCTGGAAAGCTATTGTATGGCCGAGGGTCTGGAGTACCACAGACTAGATGGAAACACTAAGTCTAAGGACCGAGTTAGGATAGTGAGAGAGTTCAACAGCTCTCGAGACGTCAACCTGTGTCTTGTGTCTACTTT agctggtGGGCTTGGTCTCAACTTCATTGGAGCGAATGTTGTTGTGTTGTTTGATCCAACTTGGAATCCTGCCAATGATCTTCAGGCTATTGACAG aGCGTATCGTATTGGCCAGTGCAGGGATGTGACGGTTTTTAGACTCATCTCTTTAGGAACGGTAGAGGAGATCATATACTTGCGCCAGATTTACAAACAG CAACTTCAGTCATCAGTGATTGGTAGGGAGAATGCTAGACGGTACTTTGAGGCTGTTCAGGGTACTGATGGCAAAGCAGGGGAGCTGTTTGGCACTCGAAACCTTTTCCGCCTGCAGACTGATGGCACTTGTCTTACCCATCGCATTCTCGAG AGGGAGGGCCGAGTGGAGGTGGGGATCATGACAGCCAGAACTCAAGCACTGGACGAGAGGATGCAGGAGCCA GATCCCCGGTCAGCAGATGCTGCTACTGAGCAAACAGGTGGATCAGCAGGTGCTGGGTTTAAACCCGCTGGGGTGTTGGACTTCAGCAGTGCAAGTGAGGATGAAGATGCCTGCTGCTCCAGGCCCTCAGAAACACACACAGGAGAGCAGATGGGAGCTGGTACTACCTGTATTGGCAATATAGACCTGTATGGTGTGCTGCAGAGACAAATGGCTCAAAGAGGACAGCAGGAGATGGACAGTGATGAGGACTCTAGTAGCCATAGTCAGGATGAGGATAACTATGCAAAACCCACCATGAATAAGGGACAAGCATCTAAGACACAGGATCTGTCTAGTGAATCCAAGGAAGGAATGGAGGTAGTCACTGATGGTAAACAACAGAGAATATCAGAGGAGTCAGCAGACCTTGAGCTTCTTCCACCAAGATCACACAATGACAACAATTACAGCACAACTGGTGGCAAGAATCATTTGCACAAAAGGGTGAAGTTTGCAGATAAAATATCTGAAGATGATATTGGAAGTTTTTCTTCGTCAGATGATGAAGTGCCTCAGGAAGGCGTGAGATGTAAGAAGGGTATTTCTCCTCAGGAGAGTAGATCTGCTCACAGACGATCTTCTGGGATGGAGGACACTACTGAAAGATCTTTGGGCCGGAACGCATTAGGATCTGACAAAACCCAATCCAGAGATGAAGGAAACACCGGAACACTGGACTCATTATTAG GTGGACTTCAGCACGTGACCTACACCCACTCGAATCAGAAGGTAGTGGGCTCCAGCAGAGCAGAAGACCGCCTGAGCCGCGCTGCCGTACGAGATGTGTTTGAACGCAACAAGCACTCGCAGATTCCTGCAAACCAGCTTCTGGATTCATCAGAG ACATCCACCCAGTCATCTGATCCCGTACTCGCAGATCACGACGATGGAGGTCAGACACCGCTAGCATATGGCAGACCTCACATGGAGCATCCGGTCACCCACACCATCAAAACCTCTTACCGCCAGAACAATGTCACTGTCATAGTGGGCGAAACACCCAGCAGCATGTGCAG ACAGCAGTTGGAAGAAATGGCTCAGTTCTTTGGATTTGACTCTGTGCAAGACTTTGCAGAAGACATTCTGAAGAACAATTCAGCCCAGAGACTGAGCCGATTGCGGAGCTTTTACAGCCAGAAGAGCCCTAAACTCAAGAACATCACCGAAAAGACCTTTCCTAAACCCAACGTCGAGCCAAAGCCACTCACCTCACCGCCACCTTCTACATCCAGACAAAGAACTACCTCAAAAAGAGCCCACCCAAACTACCCTCTTAAACCTCAAGTTGAGGTACCAGCTCCTGAAGTTGAGGATCAAAGAAAACCATTAAAGAAAAAGAGAGTGGGTCAACCAGAATCCTCTGAGGTTCACGTTCAGTGCAGTACAGACCTcacaaacaacaaaatgaagATGTCCTCCACAGACAAATACTCATCATCAAGTTCTGGACATCTTCCTCAAAG ATGA
- the ercc6l2 gene encoding DNA excision repair protein ERCC-6-like 2 isoform X1, whose product MEMEEEGLSTRGRNVRTSSPQFEDERPLFHSNQTPPGPSEPFLLSGSDVKVPYTINRYLRDYQREGIKFIYHSYAKSRGCILGDDMGLGKTVQVIGFLAAVLQKTGTWKDVENNRPQFLLSQKPSEQVQKVFLIVAPLSVLYNWKDELDTWGHFRVVVVHGVKKDEELVRVQRGRCEIALTTYETLRICLDEFNSIDWAAVIVDEAHKIKNHRSQITQAMKEIRCKVRLGLTGTILQNNLEELWCVMDWAIPGCLGTLAGFKNRFSDPIEQGQKHTVTKRALAEGRKAVQELAKKLSHWFLRRTKALISDQLPKKDDRVVYCSLTDFQRTVYRAVLDTDDVTLLLQSSVKCHCGSGRPRKKCCYKLNADGVPVRHLYFSYLAILRKVANHVALLQSKEGTSKKQEKYVTAICEQVFKKFPDFTERCKQAAFEAMSDPMYSGKMKVLQKLLNHFIAKKDKVLLFSLSTKLLDVLESYCMAEGLEYHRLDGNTKSKDRVRIVREFNSSRDVNLCLVSTLAGGLGLNFIGANVVVLFDPTWNPANDLQAIDRAYRIGQCRDVTVFRLISLGTVEEIIYLRQIYKQQLQSSVIGRENARRYFEAVQGTDGKAGELFGTRNLFRLQTDGTCLTHRILEREGRVEVGIMTARTQALDERMQEPDPRSADAATEQTGGSAGAGFKPAGVLDFSSASEDEDACCSRPSETHTGEQMGAGTTCIGNIDLYGVLQRQMAQRGQQEMDSDEDSSSHSQDEDNYAKPTMNKGQASKTQDLSSESKEGMEVVTDGKQQRISEESADLELLPPRSHNDNNYSTTGGKNHLHKRVKFADKISEDDIGSFSSSDDEVPQEGVRCKKGISPQESRSAHRRSSGMEDTTERSLGRNALGSDKTQSRDEGNTGTLDSLLGGLQHVTYTHSNQKVVGSSRAEDRLSRAAVRDVFERNKHSQIPANQLLDSSETSTQSSDPVLADHDDGGQTPLAYGRPHMEHPVTHTIKTSYRQNNVTVIVGETPSSMCRQQLEEMAQFFGFDSVQDFAEDILKNNSAQRLSRLRSFYSQKSPKLKNITEKTFPKPNVEPKPLTSPPPSTSRQRTTSKRAHPNYPLKPQVEVPAPEVEDQRKPLKKKRVGQPESSEVHVQCSTDLTNNKMKMSSTDKYSSSSSGHLPQRCTSPVEESKINITSSSQPFKNKEYTSRSPYVSTDDDVSSNSTQTCSSSKITDLIGDTSILNDLFKSKKKTVDQPRDVKTSTCTPRAKSKGKDFWDILNEGNEESINKLTDLTEVEKICNSVSVSAKSRSNEKTESLQLWKKNEKFLWKR is encoded by the exons ATGGAGATGGAGGAGGAAGGCTTATCTACTCGGGGCCGGAATGTCAGAACATCTAGTCCTCAGTTTGAGGATGAGCGGCCTCTCTTCCACAGTAACCAGACGCCTCCAGGTCCTTCTGAGCCATTTCTGCTGTCAGGAAGTGATGTAAAAGTTCCATACACCATCAATCGATATTTACGAGACTATCAGCGAGAGGGCATTAAATTCATCTATCATAGCTATGCCAAATCCAGAGGATGCATCTTGGGTGATGACATGGGTCTTGGAAAGACTGTTCAG GTCATCGGGTTCCTGGCTGCAGTTCTGCAGAAAACTGGTACATGGAAAGACGTTGAGAACAACAGGCCACAGTTTTTGCTGTCACAGAAGCCTTCAGAACAAGTTCAGAAG GTTTTCCTCATTGTGGCTCCGCTCTCTGTCCTCTACAATTGGAAAGATGAGTTAGACACTTGGGGTCATTTTAGAGTTGTGGTGGTGCACGGTGTGAAGAAGGATGAAGAACTGGTGCGTGTGCAGAGAGGAAGATGTGAGATTGCTCTTACCACTTATGAGACCCTCAGAATCTGTTTGGACGAGTTTAACAG TATTGATTGGGCTGCTGTTATCGTTGATGAAGCTCACAAAATAAAGAACCACAGGTCCCAGATCACTCAGGCCATGAAGGAGATTAGATGTAAAGTGAGGCTTGGACTGACAGGAACAATCCTTCAGAACAACCTTGAGGAGCTGTGGTGTGTTATGGACTG GGCCATTCCTGGATGCCTGGGTACTCTGGCAGGTTTTAAAAACAGGTTTTCAGACCCCATTGAGCAGGGGCAGAAGCACACTGTGACAAAAAGAGCTCTAGCAGAAGGCCGTAAAGCAGTCCAGGAACTTGCCAAAAAACTCTCTCACTGGTTCCTCAGGAGAACAAAGGCCCTTATCAGTGACCAGCTACCTAAGAAAGATGATCGA GTTGTCTATTGCTCACTCACAGACTTCCAGCGGACAGTGTACCGAGCAGTGCTGGACACAGATGATGTGACCCTGCTGTTGCAGAGCTCGGTGAAGTGTCACTGTGGTAGTGGCCGTCCACGGAAGAAGTGTTGCTACAAACTGAACGCAGATGGTGTGCCGGTCAGACACTTATACTTCAGTTATCTGGCTATACTGAGAAAGGTTGCCAATCATGTTGCACTACTGCAGTCCAAAGAAGGAACCAGCAAAAAACAG GAAAAATATGTGACAGCCATTTGCGAGCAAGTTTTTAAGAAATTTCCAGATTTCACAGAGAGGTGCAAACAAGCAGCCTTTGAAGCAATGTCTGACCCCATGTACAGCGGAAAAATGAAG GTTCTGCAAAAGCTACTAAATCACTTTATCGCGAAGAAAGACAAAGTTCTACTCTTCTCTCTTTCCACCAAG CTGTTAGATGTTCTGGAAAGCTATTGTATGGCCGAGGGTCTGGAGTACCACAGACTAGATGGAAACACTAAGTCTAAGGACCGAGTTAGGATAGTGAGAGAGTTCAACAGCTCTCGAGACGTCAACCTGTGTCTTGTGTCTACTTT agctggtGGGCTTGGTCTCAACTTCATTGGAGCGAATGTTGTTGTGTTGTTTGATCCAACTTGGAATCCTGCCAATGATCTTCAGGCTATTGACAG aGCGTATCGTATTGGCCAGTGCAGGGATGTGACGGTTTTTAGACTCATCTCTTTAGGAACGGTAGAGGAGATCATATACTTGCGCCAGATTTACAAACAG CAACTTCAGTCATCAGTGATTGGTAGGGAGAATGCTAGACGGTACTTTGAGGCTGTTCAGGGTACTGATGGCAAAGCAGGGGAGCTGTTTGGCACTCGAAACCTTTTCCGCCTGCAGACTGATGGCACTTGTCTTACCCATCGCATTCTCGAG AGGGAGGGCCGAGTGGAGGTGGGGATCATGACAGCCAGAACTCAAGCACTGGACGAGAGGATGCAGGAGCCA GATCCCCGGTCAGCAGATGCTGCTACTGAGCAAACAGGTGGATCAGCAGGTGCTGGGTTTAAACCCGCTGGGGTGTTGGACTTCAGCAGTGCAAGTGAGGATGAAGATGCCTGCTGCTCCAGGCCCTCAGAAACACACACAGGAGAGCAGATGGGAGCTGGTACTACCTGTATTGGCAATATAGACCTGTATGGTGTGCTGCAGAGACAAATGGCTCAAAGAGGACAGCAGGAGATGGACAGTGATGAGGACTCTAGTAGCCATAGTCAGGATGAGGATAACTATGCAAAACCCACCATGAATAAGGGACAAGCATCTAAGACACAGGATCTGTCTAGTGAATCCAAGGAAGGAATGGAGGTAGTCACTGATGGTAAACAACAGAGAATATCAGAGGAGTCAGCAGACCTTGAGCTTCTTCCACCAAGATCACACAATGACAACAATTACAGCACAACTGGTGGCAAGAATCATTTGCACAAAAGGGTGAAGTTTGCAGATAAAATATCTGAAGATGATATTGGAAGTTTTTCTTCGTCAGATGATGAAGTGCCTCAGGAAGGCGTGAGATGTAAGAAGGGTATTTCTCCTCAGGAGAGTAGATCTGCTCACAGACGATCTTCTGGGATGGAGGACACTACTGAAAGATCTTTGGGCCGGAACGCATTAGGATCTGACAAAACCCAATCCAGAGATGAAGGAAACACCGGAACACTGGACTCATTATTAG GTGGACTTCAGCACGTGACCTACACCCACTCGAATCAGAAGGTAGTGGGCTCCAGCAGAGCAGAAGACCGCCTGAGCCGCGCTGCCGTACGAGATGTGTTTGAACGCAACAAGCACTCGCAGATTCCTGCAAACCAGCTTCTGGATTCATCAGAG ACATCCACCCAGTCATCTGATCCCGTACTCGCAGATCACGACGATGGAGGTCAGACACCGCTAGCATATGGCAGACCTCACATGGAGCATCCGGTCACCCACACCATCAAAACCTCTTACCGCCAGAACAATGTCACTGTCATAGTGGGCGAAACACCCAGCAGCATGTGCAG ACAGCAGTTGGAAGAAATGGCTCAGTTCTTTGGATTTGACTCTGTGCAAGACTTTGCAGAAGACATTCTGAAGAACAATTCAGCCCAGAGACTGAGCCGATTGCGGAGCTTTTACAGCCAGAAGAGCCCTAAACTCAAGAACATCACCGAAAAGACCTTTCCTAAACCCAACGTCGAGCCAAAGCCACTCACCTCACCGCCACCTTCTACATCCAGACAAAGAACTACCTCAAAAAGAGCCCACCCAAACTACCCTCTTAAACCTCAAGTTGAGGTACCAGCTCCTGAAGTTGAGGATCAAAGAAAACCATTAAAGAAAAAGAGAGTGGGTCAACCAGAATCCTCTGAGGTTCACGTTCAGTGCAGTACAGACCTcacaaacaacaaaatgaagATGTCCTCCACAGACAAATACTCATCATCAAGTTCTGGACATCTTCCTCAAAGGTGCACTTCACCAGTAGAAGAAAGTAAAATCAATATTACTAGTTCCTCACAACCCTTCAAGAACAAGGAGTACACTTCACGGTCACCTTATGTCTCTACAGATGATGATGTTTCTTCAAACTCAACCCAGACCTGCAGCTCCTCCAAAATCACAGACCTTATAGGTGACACATCCATCCTGAACGATTTGTTCAAGTCAAAGAAGAAAACTGTAGACCAACCAAGGGATGTGAAAACATCTACATGCACACCAAGAGCAAAAAGTAAAGGAAAGGACTTCTGGGACATTTTGAATGAGGGGAATGAGGAGAGCATTAACAAACTCACAGACCTGACTGAGGTGGAGAAGATCTGTAACAGTGTTAGTGTCTCTGCAAAGTCTAGAAGTAATGAGAAAACAGAAAGCTTGCaactttggaaaaaaaatgagaaatttcTCTGGAAACGCTAG